The DNA region AAGGGTCGTTCGGAATCGCAATCGTTGCACCTTCAGGAAGGTCCTCGATCTTGTCGTAACGCTTGGAGTACGCCCCAAACACCGCATTATAGATCGGCACTACCGGTACGAGCTCCGAGCCGTTATTGGCATTGTATTCTTCCATGTACGGCACGTGCTGAAAGAAATTTGCATCCACTTCCTTATTCGCAAGCGCATTGTTCGGCTGCACATTATCGGACAGGATGACGATTTCCAGGTTGATGCCTTCCTCCTTCAACTTGGGCTTCGCCATTTCAAGCACATCCGTCATCGGCGGGATGAGCGCAGCCACCTTCAGGGTAACCTCCTCGCCAGCCCCGGTTTGGCCGCTTTCTTGCCCCTCCTTACCGTCCTGCTTCTGTCCACAGCCGGCAAGCAGAAGGATCAAAGCCAGCATCATTAATCCTATTTTTTTGTTCATTGTTTTGTTACCCCCATGTAAAATAAGTGATTTGTGTAAAATGTGCATGTGTATTGCAAGTGCCGATGGATGCTCAGGCTTTCCGCTTGTCGAGCAATCTCGCCGCAAGGCTCCCCGCAAATTGAATCGATTGCACCAAGATCACCATAATGATGATCGTGAACACCATGATTTCGGTCTCAAAGCGCTGATACCCGTAACGGATGGCAAAATCGCCGACCCCGCCGCCACCGACGATTCCCATGACCGTCGAGTAAGAAATGAAGCTGATGGTCGATGTCGTAAGACCGAGCACCAATCCCGATCTCGCTTCGACATACAGAAACTTGAAGACGATTTGCAGCGTGGACGCTCCCATTGAAGAAGCCGCTTCGATCACTTCCTTAGGCACCTCCAGCAGCGACTGCTCAACCAGCCTCGAGTAGGATGCGATGGCGACAACCGACAGCGGAACGGCAGCCGCCAGCGTACCGATGGATGTCCCGACAATAAAGCGGGTAAGCGGGATCATGATGACCACCAGCAGCAGGAAAGGGAAGGAACGGATGATATTGACCAAGCCGTTCATGACGGAGAACAACGGGCGGTTTTCGTACAGCTGCCCCTTCCGGCATAAAAATAACACTGTTCCGACCGGAAGACCCAGAAATACAGCCGCAGCAATCGAAATGCCGACCATCACGAAGGTTTCCCCGATGGCGCGCCAGATTTCCGTGTCATACTGCTGAACGTATGTGAAATAATCGTTCAAATATTGAATGATGCTAGGCGCGTCCATTATCTGCTTCCTCCGCTTCCCTTGATGCTTCTGATGCTTCTGCCGCGAGCCCGGTCCGAGAGAGCCCGGACGATGAATTTACGTCGTAGGTACTCGTCAATCGCCCCTTCTCCATGACGGACACCCGGTCGCAGATGGCGTGCACCGCATCCATTTCATGCGACACGATGACGATGGTAACGCCAAGCTCCCGGTTGATCTTCCGCAGCACATCCAGGATGCCGGATGTCGTCTTCGGGTCAAGCGATGAAGTCGGCTCATCACATAGCAGAACGGAAGGAGAATTCGCCAACGCCCGCGCAATGGCGACCCGCTGCTTCTGCCCCCCGCTGAGCTGCGCCGGATACTGTCTCATTTTGTCCTCCAGCCCGACGTATCTCATGACCTCCAGGACGCGCTGCTCCCTGTCTGCCCTCGGAACCTTCGCCAACTCGAGCGGCAAAGCTACATTCCCATAAGCGGTCCGGTTGCCGACCAGTTGAAAATGCTGAAAGATCATGCCGATCGATCTTCTCGCTTCCCTGAGAGCCCGGCTTCCGAGCGAGGTAAGCTCGAGGCCGTTCACCTGTACGCTTCCCGAATCGGGGCTCTCCAGCACATTCATCATGCGCAGCAGCGTCGACTTCCCGGCTCCGCTTGGACCGATGATTCCATGAATCGTTCCCTCCGCAATGTCGAGGGAAACATTGTCTATCACTTGATACTGTTCGTTGCCGTCAACGAAGCTCTTGTTCACCTTCTGCAGCGAAATCAGAATATATCCCCCCTTGCCTGCCTTGCTTCCTCACATGAAGAAAGCCCGCGCGGCTGGATCAGCCTGCGAGCAACGTGCTGCAACAATAACATTTAGAATCATACCATAAGTTCGGATAAAGTGTGAGCCATCTTGCGGTGCTTTTGGCCCAAGCATTTTTTACCTGGAGGCTAAGACAGATACAGCTGGTGTCCGTACATCCCCGTCAAGCGTTCGACTGCCCGCTCCAGGACATCCTCCTCGAAGCCCTCCAGGCCCTGAATCGCCTGGATCTTGTCTCCCGGAGACATCTCCTTATCCAGGTGAAGGCTCCAATTTACGATGGCGTTGACAGCTTCCTCCGTCTCGAATTGGCCGTAATAAATATGCGCTTTATACAGGTAGCTGTCCGCATGATTCGGAACGGCTTCAAGCACCCGGTCAAATGCGTACAAGGCGGCATCCTCGTCATGGTCCTTGTAGTGAATCTGGCCCAGACGGAAGTATGCGCCCGGATGCCCCGGCACAAGCTCCAGAAATTTCATCGTATCTTCCTTCGCGCGGCTGTAATCCAGCATGGAATAATAAATGCCGCTTCTCAAACTGTACAGATTGCCGTACTCCGGATCGAGCTCCAGGCCCTGCGAGCAATCGGCAAGCCCCCGCTCCAGCTGGCCGGTCTCCACGAAGCAGATTGCCCGGAATTCATAGAATCGCGGATTGCCCGGAACCGCCTGAATCGCTTTGGAATAAGCATCGATCGCAAGATCCCACAAGCCCATCTCCTTGTAGATATGCCCGCTGGCCGCCAGATAGGTCGGGTGCGTGGAAAAGTCCTCGTCCAATTTGACCGCCTCCTGCAGCTCCAGCAGCGCTTCCTCATTGCGTCCCTGCAGGTAAAACGCATAACTGAGCTTGTTTCGAATTTCGGAGGCATCCTGAATTTCGATCGCGCTCTTCAGCGCCTTCTCGGCAGCCGGCAAATCATGCATCTCCATATGAATATCGGCGCGCTGGACGAAATTCGGCGCATCGTCCGGCTCCAGACGAAGCAGCTTATCGTTCAGCTTCAGCGCCTCCTCGTTGCGGCCGAGCCGGTAATAGCTGTCCGCCATCCAATAGCAGACGAGCGGCGACTCCGGCATTCTGGCGTACAGCTTCGATATCAGCTCGAAGGCCGGATCCTCCAGCCCGTCCTCGCGGTAGAGCCGGGCCAGCTCGAAGTACCCGCGGTAATCATCGGGTGCCGCTTCGATCGCGCGCTCCAGATCAGCCTTGGCGGACTGCATGCTGCCGGATTTTTTGTGGACATCCGCCCGCTTCAAGTACAGCTCATAGGCTTCCGGGTAACGCTCGATCGCTTCCGTTATATACGTCAGCGCCTTATCAAAGGCCCCGAGCTGCAGGTGTAAATCCGCCATATGCTTTCGGAACGAATAGGCCTCCCTCATCTGCCGCTGGAACGACTGAAACGCGCCGTAGCTGTAATTCGTGCTGGAAGCAAACAGCGCATACCCCTGGTCGGCTTCCGCCTCGTACCGGTCCGCCAGCCGGATTCCTTCCTGCAGGACGCTGACCGCTTCCTCCAGTTCATCCATCAGGTCGAGGCAAACCGACAGCATATAATAATACATCGGAATGGCCCGGGAAGGCTCCTTGATGCTGATACGGAAGCAGTTCGCCGCCTCCGCCGGATTCCGGCTTTCATAATACGTCATGCCAAGCTCGTAATAAGTAGAAATGACCGTGCTCGGATCTTCCCGCTTGATCGATTCCTTGAGATCGCGGATGGCCTCCTCATACCGGTTAAGGTCTTTATAGGCGATCCCGCGGGTATACCAATTCATATAGTTGTCCGCATTTAATGCAATCGCCTGGTCCAGGTCGGCGATGGCCTCCAGTTCCCGGTCCATCTCTCGCAAAATATGAGCCCGCCGTTCATAAGCGCGATGACTGCCGGTTGTCTCGATCACGCGGCCCAAATAGTCGACCGCCTCATCCGAGTATCCCCCGTTATGCAGCAGCTCGGCATAGAGGAGCTTGTCATTGAAGCTCGTAATCCCGCCCTCGCCTTTTCTCATATATTTCAATGCCTGTTCAAAATCCTGTTTCTTGCGGTAATAGTCTCCGATGCGAAACCAGATCCGCTTCATTAACTTCATGCCGGTTCACCCTCTATATATGTAAATAACAAGTTCAAATCTCTGATCTTACTCCTACTGTAAGACGGTTTGCAATAAAATGCAAAGAGGAACCCGGAGGTTCCCCGATATGATATCTATTATATTGTACAAAGTTTCCGGAAATGTCCACTCTTTCATCCATATGGATATTGAAAATTCGATTCCCGGCCCTTCCGGCCGGCTGGATCTGGATCGCGCTCAGCCGGTGACCGCCGGCAGGGCAGATTTCTTCTTGCGGTCCTTTGCGGTGTACAATGCGGCCGCCCCCAGCGATATTCCCCATACGAGAAAGAGACCATACCAGAAGTATCCCCACACCGCCATCGGGCTCGCATCCTGGACCGCAAAGGCAGGAGCCGATTGCACGCGTCCAATCGCCAGCTGAAATTGCAGGACAAAGTAGGAGAAGCCCCATAACGTGAAGCCTGCTGAAGCGATCCAGGCCGGGATGAGCAGTAGCAGCCTCGGCAGCCGCTCTCCCCATCGCATGGCAAAGGCAAGCGCGAACAAAGCACCAAGAACCGCGAACCCTCCCATCCCCCAATAGCCGATCAGAACGCTCCAAAATTCACCCGGCGCCTCCTCGAAGTCGCCTGGGAAAGCCAGCCCAATCCCTAATCCCCACCAAAAATGGGGCAGTGCGTACATGAGCGCAGCCATACCGGCGATGTAACCGGCAGCTTTTGCTCGTGAACGATCCTTCTCCATGATCTCCATCACCCCTAATTATGTTTGAACAGGCGTCCGGTGACCGGCGGTAAAATTATACTTTACATCCCGGCAATCGCAGTTTAGCCTTTCGTTCAAGTACCAGTCTACTTGCCGTTATGGAAAATAAAGCGACCTCAAGTTTAAGGTTGGGTTAAATTCTTTATTCAACAGAGTTCTTTATTCAACAGAGTTTTTTATCCAACAGAGCCCTTGGCCGAAAAATAGAGCCATGATCATAGCGAAAGCATAAAAAGCCACCTGATAGACCGGCTAGTAAACCTTGTGAATGACATCCTCGAAATCCGGATCCTGCATCTCGATGTCATCCAGCTCCCCCCATTTCCCCAGCTCCTTGACAATTTCCAGCGTATTCATTTCTCGTCGGTTCGCCTCGATCGTCACGCTCTGGTCCAGAACGCGGGTCACCCGGATTCGGGCCTGGGCCGAGTCCTCGTCAGCCGCCAAGTAGGGCGCCGGGATTTGGAACGGTCCCCGGAAGGTGACCGTAATAAGGGTAGGCAATCCGATGGAATCGCGAAGCGAGCGAACCGTTCCGTCATAAGACAGCCGTCCTTCGTTAATCACCATCACCCGGCTGCACAGCTGCTCGATATCATCCATGTCATGGGTCGTAAGCAGAATCGTCTTCCCGAATTCCTCGTTGATCAGCTTCAGAAAATGGCGAATGTTGCGCTTGGCATTGACGTCGAGACCGATGGTCGGCTCGTCGAGGAACAGCACATCCGGATCGTGCAGCATGGCGGCGGCAAGATCGGCGCGCATGCGCTGTCCGAGCGACAGCTTGCGTACAGGCGTTTCCCAGAACGCCTGCAGATCAAGCAGTTCCGTAAACTGTCCGAGTCTTTGCAGTTTGTCCGCCTCATCGACGGCATACATTTTGGCCAGAATATCAAATGAGTCCCGAACCGGCAGATCCCACCACAGCTGACTTCGCTGGCCGAACACGACGCCCAGCCGCTTGACGACGGCGCGCCGCTCCCGATGCGGATTCATCCCCCCGATGATCACCTCTCCGGAGCTGGGATGCAGAATGCCGCTCAGCATCTTGATGGTCGTCGATTTGCCGGCTCCGTTCGGTCCGATGTATCCGACGAACTCGCCGCGGTCCACCTTGAAGCTGATCCCCCGAACCGCCTCTTTGATCCGGTATTCCCTCGAGAACAGGGTCCGGATTCCCGAGAAGCGTCCTTCCTTGACTACAGGGGTTTTGAATGACTTGCGAATGTCTTGAACTTCGATCATGCTGTTTGCCTCCTTCCTTAACTGCCCGTGCTTTGGTATTTGGTCAAGCCGAACTGCCAGAATTTCAAG from Paenibacillus ihbetae includes:
- a CDS encoding MetQ/NlpA family ABC transporter substrate-binding protein, giving the protein MNKKIGLMMLALILLLAGCGQKQDGKEGQESGQTGAGEEVTLKVAALIPPMTDVLEMAKPKLKEEGINLEIVILSDNVQPNNALANKEVDANFFQHVPYMEEYNANNGSELVPVVPIYNAVFGAYSKRYDKIEDLPEGATIAIPNDPSNIGRSLVMFEKHGLIKLKEGVGIKATQADIIDNPKNYKFKEVDLLMLARTLDDVDMVAMTPAYAKPLGLTPKNDALITEGKDSEFTITLIARKDNVDSEPIQKLAKAMTSPEVKKFFEDNYSEIALPAF
- a CDS encoding methionine ABC transporter permease; protein product: MDAPSIIQYLNDYFTYVQQYDTEIWRAIGETFVMVGISIAAAVFLGLPVGTVLFLCRKGQLYENRPLFSVMNGLVNIIRSFPFLLLVVIMIPLTRFIVGTSIGTLAAAVPLSVVAIASYSRLVEQSLLEVPKEVIEAASSMGASTLQIVFKFLYVEARSGLVLGLTTSTISFISYSTVMGIVGGGGVGDFAIRYGYQRFETEIMVFTIIIMVILVQSIQFAGSLAARLLDKRKA
- a CDS encoding methionine ABC transporter ATP-binding protein, whose translation is MISLQKVNKSFVDGNEQYQVIDNVSLDIAEGTIHGIIGPSGAGKSTLLRMMNVLESPDSGSVQVNGLELTSLGSRALREARRSIGMIFQHFQLVGNRTAYGNVALPLELAKVPRADREQRVLEVMRYVGLEDKMRQYPAQLSGGQKQRVAIARALANSPSVLLCDEPTSSLDPKTTSGILDVLRKINRELGVTIVIVSHEMDAVHAICDRVSVMEKGRLTSTYDVNSSSGLSRTGLAAEASEASREAEEADNGRA
- a CDS encoding tetratricopeptide repeat protein encodes the protein MKLMKRIWFRIGDYYRKKQDFEQALKYMRKGEGGITSFNDKLLYAELLHNGGYSDEAVDYLGRVIETTGSHRAYERRAHILREMDRELEAIADLDQAIALNADNYMNWYTRGIAYKDLNRYEEAIRDLKESIKREDPSTVISTYYELGMTYYESRNPAEAANCFRISIKEPSRAIPMYYYMLSVCLDLMDELEEAVSVLQEGIRLADRYEAEADQGYALFASSTNYSYGAFQSFQRQMREAYSFRKHMADLHLQLGAFDKALTYITEAIERYPEAYELYLKRADVHKKSGSMQSAKADLERAIEAAPDDYRGYFELARLYREDGLEDPAFELISKLYARMPESPLVCYWMADSYYRLGRNEEALKLNDKLLRLEPDDAPNFVQRADIHMEMHDLPAAEKALKSAIEIQDASEIRNKLSYAFYLQGRNEEALLELQEAVKLDEDFSTHPTYLAASGHIYKEMGLWDLAIDAYSKAIQAVPGNPRFYEFRAICFVETGQLERGLADCSQGLELDPEYGNLYSLRSGIYYSMLDYSRAKEDTMKFLELVPGHPGAYFRLGQIHYKDHDEDAALYAFDRVLEAVPNHADSYLYKAHIYYGQFETEEAVNAIVNWSLHLDKEMSPGDKIQAIQGLEGFEEDVLERAVERLTGMYGHQLYLS
- a CDS encoding DUF3995 domain-containing protein, whose product is MEKDRSRAKAAGYIAGMAALMYALPHFWWGLGIGLAFPGDFEEAPGEFWSVLIGYWGMGGFAVLGALFALAFAMRWGERLPRLLLLIPAWIASAGFTLWGFSYFVLQFQLAIGRVQSAPAFAVQDASPMAVWGYFWYGLFLVWGISLGAAALYTAKDRKKKSALPAVTG
- a CDS encoding ABC transporter ATP-binding protein, encoding MIEVQDIRKSFKTPVVKEGRFSGIRTLFSREYRIKEAVRGISFKVDRGEFVGYIGPNGAGKSTTIKMLSGILHPSSGEVIIGGMNPHRERRAVVKRLGVVFGQRSQLWWDLPVRDSFDILAKMYAVDEADKLQRLGQFTELLDLQAFWETPVRKLSLGQRMRADLAAAMLHDPDVLFLDEPTIGLDVNAKRNIRHFLKLINEEFGKTILLTTHDMDDIEQLCSRVMVINEGRLSYDGTVRSLRDSIGLPTLITVTFRGPFQIPAPYLAADEDSAQARIRVTRVLDQSVTIEANRREMNTLEIVKELGKWGELDDIEMQDPDFEDVIHKVY